TCGTACGAGATCAGGGCGTCGATCGCGATCCCGGTCTCGTAGAACGCCCTGAGCCCCAGCTCGCGCTCGACGACGATCAGGGCGCCGAGGCTCTTGCTCGCGAGGGAAACGGCCGCCAGCGCGATCTCCTCGGCCAGGTTCTCGTGGCGCGGTCGGGGGATCAGCGCGGAGATGGGGTTCCGCCCGACGCGCGCGAGGGCCTGCCGGATGGGATTCTGGAACAGGACGATCACCGCGAACGGGATGTAGATCAGCAGGTTGCCGAGGACGGCATGCACGGCAGGCAGGTGGAACAGTCCGGGGCGGGTGAGGAAATGGGCGATCACGAGGGCGACCACGCCGACCATCATCTGGACGGCCCGCGTGCCTCGGATCAGCAGGAGGATCTGGTAGATGATGACGGAGAGGACGAGAACGTCGAGGAGCGCCTGGCCGCCCAGCTCCTGAAGGTGGATGGAGGCCGACAGTCGCTCGAGCATTTCTCCCCAGTCGCCGCGCCTCGTGCCCCGTCAGAGGTTCCGAATCGCGTCGATCATCCGGACCACGCGGACCGTCGCGGCGACATCGTGCGCCCGGACCACGTGGGCCCCCTGCCAGGTGGCCAGCGCGGCGACCGCCAGGCTCCCCTCCAACCGCGCGCCCACCGACAGATTCAACGCGGCGCCGATGAACGACTTTCGCGAGCCCCCGATCAGGATCGGACGGCCCATGCTCCGCAGGGTTCTGAGCTCCCGGAGGATCTGGAGGTTCCCCGCGGGGGACTTCCCAAAGCCCAGGCCCGGATCCACGAGGATCTTATCATCGGCCACTCCGCCCTGGGCGGCCTTCTCGACGGCGCG
The Terriglobia bacterium genome window above contains:
- the cdaA gene encoding diadenylate cyclase CdaA, whose amino-acid sequence is MLERLSASIHLQELGGQALLDVLVLSVIIYQILLLIRGTRAVQMMVGVVALVIAHFLTRPGLFHLPAVHAVLGNLLIYIPFAVIVLFQNPIRQALARVGRNPISALIPRPRHENLAEEIALAAVSLASKSLGALIVVERELGLRAFYETGIAIDALISYDLLLNIFTYGSPLHDGAAILSEGRIKAAACYLPLTMDPGLSRTYGTRHRAAIGITEESDALAVVVSEERGIVSLAESGRIVEDLDARGLAERLRAALLPRAERRKDRVDGRAAAGEARDA